In Juglans microcarpa x Juglans regia isolate MS1-56 chromosome 7D, Jm3101_v1.0, whole genome shotgun sequence, the following are encoded in one genomic region:
- the LOC121238841 gene encoding importin subunit alpha-8 isoform X2 translates to MIYQSKLAPKYDFLQVENMEFLLSLLSSENETVTGLGASIIIHSCQTDIEQNTLCHAGVLKKLINLLEGSLSQRDASLESLATIMKDNPEAASKFVSESGRALISVIDLTKDRYPRTRLLASMCLIVIRNTSPCHLQDIGIETNLVDLLLELLDDPGQVGEEASFVFSSLITQKEDLQKLAFKANALDKLHNQLLNYSSHPRRFQGILLVLADLCSNLESCRSKFLSLKASKLVTNALTNDNADVRAAACICLRSVSRSIKNLSAGHFTNEVIVIPLVRLLHDPCTSVQVAALGAIGNIVVDFTTHKSTFVKCGGLKLLVQLSKSMDPTMRLKALWALKNLTFLADNTCKEEILLELTTPLLSSLICDPEASVQVQALALVRNLVDGCINSVEYAFAENDIILDAIGRQLQSASKAEIGIQGMYVLGNIASGNEFHKDAVMHQLVPQVNDGDCSFIVKFLQSNDSQLRTAAIWAIINLTFPSSPGASSRVIKLRNAGIVSQIKTMVNDPSVDVKLRVRTALGQFMAFSDGSA, encoded by the exons ATGATTTATCAATCAAAACTGGCTCCAAAGTATGATTTCCTTCAAGTGGAAAACATGGAATTTTTGCTTTCTCTATTGAGTAGTGAGAATGAAACTGTTACAGGACTTGGTGCAAGTATCATCATACATTCTTGTCAGACAGACATAGAACAAAACACATTATGTCATGCTGGGGTTTTGAAGAAGCTTATTAACCTGCTTGAAGGTTCCTTAAGCCAGAGAGATGCTAGTTTGGAATCTCTAGCCACAATAATGAAGGACAATCCAGAAGCAGCCTCAAAATTTGTCTCTGAAAGTGGAAGAGCTCTGATCTCTGTAATTGACTTAACTAAAGATAGGTATCCACGGACAAGGTTACTGGCAAGCATGTGCTTAATTGTAATAAGGAACACGTCTCCTTGCCATCTGCAAGATATAGGCATTGAGACCAACTTGGTTGACCTTTTACTtgagcttcttgatgatccTGGTCAAGTTGGAGAGGAAgcttcctttgttttttctagTTTAATTACACAAAAGGAGGATCTACAGAAACTAGCCTTCAAGGCCAATGCTCTTGATAAACTTCACAATCAGTTGCTAAATTATTCATCGCATCCCAGGCGTTTCCAAGGAATATTGTTGGTATTGGCCGATCTATGCTCAAACTTGGAGAGCTGCAGGTCTAAATTCCTATCCCTGAAG GCATCGAAGTTGGTGACCAATGCACTAACTAATGATAATGCTGATGTACGTGCTGCAGCTTGCATTTGCTTAAGAAGTGTCTCTCGGTCAATCAAG AATCTGAGTGCAGGTCATTTTACGAATGAAGTGATTGTTATTCCATTAGTTCGGCTTTTACATGATCCTTGTACTTCAGTTCAG GTTGCAGCTCTTGGTGCTATTGGCAACATTGTGGTTGATTTTACGACACATAAGTCTACATTCGTAAAATGTGGAGGTCTAAAACTGCTTGTGCAATTATCAAAGTCAATGGATCCGACGATGAGGTTAAAGGCTTTGTGGGCTTTGAAGAACTTGACGTTCCTTGCAGACAACACATgtaaagaagaaattcttttggaGCTCACCACACCGTTATTATCAAGCCTTATCTGTG ACCCCGAGGCTTCTGTTCAAGTCCAAGCTCTGGCCCTAGTTCGCAATCTTGTGGATGGATGCATAAATTCAGTTGAGTATGCGTTTGctgaaaatgatattatattagATGCTATTGGAAGGCAGTTGCAGAGTGCTTCAAAAGCCGAAATTGGGATACAG GGAATGTATGTGCTCGGCAATATTGCAAGTGGGAATGAGTTTCATAAGGATGCGGTGATGCACCAACTCGTTCCCCAAGTGAATGATGGGGACTGTTCTTTTATAGTCAAGTTTTTACAAAGTAATGACAGCCAGTTACGTACAGCAGCCATATGGGCcataataaatctcacttttcCATCAAGTCCAGGTGCATCAAGTCGGGTTATAAAATTACGCAATGCTGGCATAGTTTCTCAAATAAAGACAATGGTCAATGATCCCTCTGTAGATGTAAAG CTCCGTGTAAGAACTGCACTTGGGCAATTTATGGCTTTTAGTGACGGCTCAGCATGa